A region of Terriglobales bacterium DNA encodes the following proteins:
- a CDS encoding OmpH family outer membrane protein: MTRQSVALLLFVALLSVSALAQTGTTPSRPAGAASPQAATPARPAPVTPPSAAPSAAKVGVINFNAAIALCNEGQRDFGGLQKKFEPKQAELQNMSKELEDLKKQLTTQSDKMNDDARANLSRTIEQKQKTLQRAVEDARTEFQTQQNEIAERIYRKLGEVLVTYAKNNEFSLVLKYDESDQQNPLLWWQPTVDITQDIISAYNAVSGVPAPPPPAPSAARPGTAPGTTAAAPAQTQRGGTATRNPQ; this comes from the coding sequence ATGACACGTCAGTCTGTAGCACTTCTGCTGTTCGTTGCCCTGTTGTCTGTTTCGGCCCTCGCCCAGACCGGCACCACCCCAAGCCGCCCCGCGGGTGCCGCCAGTCCGCAAGCTGCAACTCCGGCCCGGCCGGCTCCGGTCACCCCTCCGTCCGCCGCGCCTTCAGCCGCCAAAGTGGGCGTAATCAACTTCAACGCCGCCATCGCTCTCTGCAACGAAGGGCAGAGGGACTTCGGCGGCCTGCAGAAGAAGTTCGAGCCCAAGCAGGCCGAACTGCAAAACATGAGCAAGGAACTCGAGGACCTGAAGAAACAGCTCACCACGCAGAGTGACAAGATGAACGATGACGCGCGCGCGAACCTGAGCCGGACCATCGAGCAGAAGCAGAAGACGTTGCAACGCGCGGTGGAGGACGCCCGCACTGAGTTCCAGACCCAGCAGAACGAGATCGCCGAGCGCATTTACCGCAAGCTGGGCGAGGTGCTGGTCACCTACGCCAAGAACAATGAGTTCTCGCTCGTTCTGAAGTATGACGAGAGCGATCAACAGAATCCGCTGCTCTGGTGGCAGCCCACCGTGGACATCACCCAGGACATTATCAGCGCTTACAACGCCGTCTCCGGTGTGCCTGCTCCACCGCCCCCGGCTCCTTCGGCAGCCCGGCCGGGCACCGCACCCGGTACCACCGCCGCGGCTCCGGCCCAGACCCAGCGCGGCGGCACCGCCACTCGCAATCCTCAGTAG
- a CDS encoding TonB-dependent receptor, which translates to MRVTMKWMMAVMLVCAVGWAQLPTSTLNGTVTDPQGAVVSGAKVTLTQTATGATREYTTGVDGNYTFANLVPGDYTMRVEAQGFATQETKDLHLDVGVARTFNAPLKVAQAGEVITVSSQEVGVELTQSQVQGVIGSSTVESIPLNGRNFLELAYLLPGNRPATNYDPTKTNTLEVSSAGAFGRGGNITVDGGDNNDEVVGGTLANFPQDGVQEFQIATNRFTAEVGRSGSSIINIITKSGTNTWHGGAFFFFRHKELQWQDALLVGQPKPPFDREQFGGSLGGPIKRDKAFWFVSVENRNQDAAVPVGERDLANYATCSVTQSPDCIIRTAAAAPLDDVLLNSRADFKLSDNDNFFIRYSFNRSLEVANGSLALGTGSAANRQSSLNRFNSIVTDWTRQIGNNRVNNLLFHVDLFINEIPSFDENTPLTEPAGLAAGHEIRFLSGGLQDGANFRIPQRTRMNRYQVKDNFSWTVGKHTIRFGGEWQNAGSDVVFDLFGSGSIFTVEDFAAQDRNNDGVVNDLDIPVLLTVLGTAPMRPPTAPFYRNNYFGLYFQDDWKVASNLTLNLGLRWDFDDDVLGEGPLSQPCADPTVLTTTAGCVWLRSVLGPHDASKFHNFGPRFGFAWDPFKKGTTVVRGGYGIYYDRVVIEVPILEVLVDGRVLQIGALGGSFCSNVDPVDGDCSLPGALFDPGTPTLANPFVGTPGSIPLGGFNFVDNNVRQPLVHQFSFGVQQQFGRDWIISADVVHNFGQRLLTGRFLRAGTSLLPSVPLVIDPASGPPGPCPASGGIDPCAVTDPATGIQDRIQLIASAAKSWYSGLLASLQKRPTGSGPWKWGFNINYTLSKTYNFANDDQIPFNAAEDAVNLNFGTNNPRIEKGYAPTDERHRFVFYGIFEMPWSVSVSPILTVSSSVPMDPFVPELSSRLPILQRNSLGRDIRTGAELNAAITAWNALTPCPDFTTTPPASRPFPCQQGADLPLVDPNLEFGDAFSSLDFRVTKIWTFAERHNLQFITEIFNLFNTTNIRGFNNRNFSGFNNAITSPAFNTPLQTAGRFFGSGGARAFQFAVKYSF; encoded by the coding sequence ATGCGCGTCACAATGAAGTGGATGATGGCGGTCATGCTGGTGTGCGCGGTGGGCTGGGCCCAGTTGCCCACTTCCACGTTGAATGGAACGGTGACGGACCCGCAAGGCGCGGTGGTCAGCGGAGCCAAGGTCACGCTAACGCAGACGGCGACCGGCGCCACCCGGGAATACACCACTGGCGTGGATGGCAACTACACGTTCGCCAACTTGGTGCCGGGCGACTATACGATGCGTGTGGAGGCCCAGGGGTTCGCCACGCAGGAAACCAAGGACCTGCATCTGGACGTGGGTGTGGCCCGGACTTTCAACGCGCCCCTGAAGGTGGCGCAGGCAGGAGAGGTCATCACCGTGAGCAGCCAGGAAGTCGGCGTAGAGCTCACGCAGTCGCAGGTGCAGGGCGTGATCGGGTCCAGCACCGTGGAGAGCATTCCGCTGAACGGACGCAATTTCCTGGAACTGGCGTACCTGCTGCCCGGGAACCGGCCAGCGACGAACTACGATCCTACCAAGACCAACACGCTGGAAGTTTCGTCGGCTGGCGCGTTCGGCCGTGGTGGCAATATCACCGTGGACGGCGGCGACAACAACGACGAGGTAGTGGGCGGCACGCTGGCCAACTTCCCGCAGGACGGCGTGCAGGAGTTCCAGATCGCGACTAACCGGTTCACCGCCGAGGTGGGCCGCTCGGGCTCGAGCATCATCAACATCATCACCAAGTCGGGAACGAACACCTGGCACGGCGGGGCGTTCTTCTTCTTCCGGCACAAGGAACTGCAGTGGCAGGACGCTCTGTTAGTCGGCCAACCCAAGCCCCCGTTCGACCGGGAACAGTTCGGGGGGTCGCTGGGTGGACCCATCAAGCGGGACAAGGCCTTTTGGTTCGTTTCGGTAGAGAACCGGAACCAGGATGCGGCTGTGCCGGTCGGCGAGCGTGACCTCGCCAACTATGCCACCTGCAGCGTCACCCAGTCGCCCGACTGCATCATCCGCACGGCCGCGGCAGCGCCATTGGACGACGTGCTGCTGAACTCGCGCGCCGACTTCAAGCTCTCCGACAATGACAACTTCTTCATCCGCTACTCCTTCAACCGCTCGCTGGAAGTGGCGAATGGCAGCTTGGCATTGGGCACGGGGTCGGCCGCCAACCGGCAGAGTTCGCTGAACCGCTTTAACTCGATCGTGACCGACTGGACGCGGCAGATCGGGAACAACAGGGTCAATAATCTGCTGTTTCACGTGGATCTGTTCATCAACGAGATCCCGTCGTTCGACGAAAATACACCGCTGACAGAACCTGCAGGGTTGGCCGCCGGGCACGAGATCCGCTTCCTTTCCGGCGGCCTGCAGGACGGGGCTAACTTCCGCATCCCCCAGCGCACGCGGATGAACCGTTACCAGGTCAAGGACAACTTCTCGTGGACGGTGGGCAAACACACCATCCGCTTCGGCGGGGAATGGCAGAACGCTGGTTCCGACGTGGTCTTTGACCTGTTCGGGAGCGGCAGTATCTTCACCGTGGAAGACTTTGCCGCCCAGGACCGAAACAATGACGGGGTCGTCAACGACCTGGACATTCCCGTACTGCTGACCGTGCTAGGCACGGCGCCGATGCGTCCGCCGACGGCGCCGTTTTACCGGAACAACTATTTCGGGCTCTATTTCCAGGATGACTGGAAAGTAGCCTCAAACCTGACGCTAAATCTGGGACTACGGTGGGATTTCGATGACGATGTGCTCGGTGAGGGCCCGCTCAGCCAGCCCTGTGCGGACCCGACCGTCCTGACCACCACCGCCGGATGTGTCTGGTTGCGGAGTGTGCTGGGCCCGCATGACGCTTCGAAGTTTCACAACTTCGGTCCCCGCTTCGGATTTGCCTGGGATCCGTTCAAGAAGGGAACCACGGTGGTTCGCGGCGGCTATGGCATTTACTACGACCGGGTGGTGATCGAAGTGCCCATCCTGGAAGTGCTGGTGGACGGACGCGTGTTGCAAATTGGAGCGCTGGGCGGCTCCTTCTGCAGCAACGTAGACCCGGTGGATGGAGACTGCTCCTTGCCGGGTGCACTGTTTGATCCCGGCACGCCAACGCTGGCTAACCCGTTCGTCGGAACACCTGGATCGATTCCGCTGGGCGGCTTCAATTTTGTGGACAACAACGTGCGCCAGCCGCTGGTCCATCAGTTCAGCTTCGGGGTGCAACAGCAGTTCGGTAGGGACTGGATCATTTCAGCAGATGTAGTTCACAACTTCGGGCAGCGGCTCCTGACTGGGCGCTTCCTGCGCGCAGGCACCAGCCTGCTGCCTTCCGTTCCGCTGGTCATCGATCCCGCCTCAGGCCCCCCTGGGCCGTGCCCGGCCTCGGGAGGAATCGATCCCTGCGCGGTCACCGATCCTGCGACCGGCATCCAGGACAGGATCCAGTTGATCGCCTCAGCGGCCAAGTCCTGGTACAGCGGATTGCTGGCCAGCTTGCAGAAGCGGCCAACGGGCAGCGGGCCGTGGAAGTGGGGTTTCAATATCAACTACACGTTGTCGAAGACCTACAACTTTGCCAACGATGATCAGATTCCCTTCAACGCTGCGGAAGATGCGGTGAACCTGAACTTCGGCACTAACAACCCGCGGATCGAAAAGGGCTACGCACCTACGGACGAGCGCCATCGGTTTGTCTTCTATGGCATCTTCGAGATGCCGTGGAGCGTCAGCGTGTCACCGATCCTGACCGTTTCCTCCAGCGTGCCCATGGATCCCTTCGTGCCAGAACTCAGTTCTCGTCTGCCTATCCTGCAGCGCAACTCCCTGGGCAGGGACATCAGGACGGGCGCGGAACTAAACGCAGCCATCACCGCGTGGAATGCGCTGACACCGTGCCCGGATTTCACCACGACGCCGCCTGCCAGCCGGCCTTTCCCGTGCCAGCAGGGGGCCGATCTGCCGTTGGTGGATCCGAACCTGGAATTCGGCGATGCTTTCAGCTCGCTGGACTTCCGCGTGACGAAGATCTGGACCTTTGCGGAACGGCACAACCTCCAATTCATTACCGAGATCTTCAACCTCTTCAACACAACGAACATCCGGGGGTTCAACAACCGGAACTTTTCGGGGTTCAACAACGCGATCACCTCGCCAGCGTTCAACACGCCGCTGCAGACCGCGGGGCGGTTCTTTGGATCGGGCGGGGCGCGGGCCTTCCAGTTTGCTGTAAAGTACAGCTTTTAG
- the tatA gene encoding twin-arginine translocase TatA/TatE family subunit: MGKIGMPEIILLLALALLIFGAGRLSELGKGLGEGIRNFKSALKDGEKEGEKKS, from the coding sequence ATGGGCAAAATCGGCATGCCGGAAATCATCCTGCTGCTGGCGTTGGCGCTGCTGATCTTCGGCGCTGGCCGTCTTTCCGAACTGGGCAAAGGACTTGGCGAAGGCATCCGCAACTTCAAGTCAGCCCTGAAGGACGGCGAGAAAGAAGGCGAGAAAAAAAGTTAG
- a CDS encoding energy transducer TonB, with product MCAERRSALGREYPALHALARTIPPPQRRIVSPGVTAGQLIHRVQPIYPHLARVARVEGTVVLHAIITRDGAIESLRVISGHPMLQQAAVEAVQQWRYRPFFLGDAPVEVETQITVNFVLARNR from the coding sequence GTGTGCGCCGAACGGCGCTCCGCACTCGGTCGGGAATATCCTGCGCTCCACGCCCTTGCCCGAACCATTCCCCCGCCGCAACGACGGATCGTTTCGCCGGGCGTGACGGCAGGGCAGTTGATCCATCGCGTACAGCCAATCTACCCACACCTTGCCCGGGTTGCCCGCGTTGAAGGCACCGTGGTGTTGCACGCCATCATTACCAGGGACGGCGCCATCGAAAGCCTGCGCGTCATAAGCGGGCATCCCATGCTTCAGCAAGCGGCTGTAGAAGCGGTCCAGCAGTGGCGCTACCGGCCGTTCTTTCTGGGTGATGCCCCTGTGGAGGTGGAGACGCAGATCACGGTCAACTTTGTATTGGCCAGGAATCGTTGA
- the lepA gene encoding translation elongation factor 4, with protein MDRHYIRNFAIIAHIDHGKSTLADRLLELTGALSAREMQEQVLDAMDLERERGITIKAHAVRMMYTARDGQTYQLNLIDTPGHVDFSYEVSRSLASCEGALLVVDASQGVEAQTLANSYLAINHGLEIIPVINKIDLASADIARCKQQIEQAVGLDTEDALLVSAKTGQGVPEVLEAIVKRVPPPKGSPNTPLQALVFDSWFDAYRGVCVLARVVHGTMRRGQKIRLWSNGNVFEVETLGVLTPKPVEVEQLMAGEVGFLYANIKNVADSKIGDTITDDARPAIEPLPGFEEIKPMVFAGMYTVDAHEHTQLREALEKLRLNDSSFFFEPESSAALGFGFRCGFLGLLHMEIIQERLEREFGLDLITTAPSVRYKITRTDGQVIEVDNPAKWPPQSEIKKIEEPVILATILTSEEYVGGILKLVEEKRGRQKAFEYVSASRVMLNYELPLNEIVLDFYDRLKSVSRGYASLDYHLSGTWESPMVKLDILVAGEPVDALSLIVHRDFAYERGRALASKMRELIPRQMFEVAIQAAVGGKVIARETVAAVRKNVLAKCYGGDITRKRKLLEKQKEGKKRMKRIGRVDIPQEAFLAVLRVGEGEK; from the coding sequence ATGGACCGCCACTACATCCGCAACTTTGCCATCATCGCCCACATCGACCACGGCAAGAGCACCCTGGCCGACCGGTTGCTGGAGCTGACCGGAGCACTTTCCGCGCGGGAGATGCAGGAGCAGGTGCTGGACGCGATGGACCTAGAGCGGGAGCGCGGCATTACCATCAAGGCGCATGCCGTGCGCATGATGTACACGGCGCGCGACGGGCAAACCTACCAGCTCAACCTCATCGATACGCCCGGCCACGTGGACTTCTCCTACGAAGTTTCACGGTCTCTCGCCTCCTGTGAAGGCGCACTGCTGGTGGTAGACGCGTCGCAAGGCGTGGAGGCGCAGACGCTAGCGAATTCCTACCTGGCGATCAACCACGGTCTGGAAATCATCCCGGTGATCAACAAGATCGACCTGGCGAGCGCAGACATTGCGAGGTGCAAGCAGCAGATCGAGCAGGCAGTGGGACTGGACACAGAGGACGCGCTGCTGGTGAGCGCCAAGACCGGGCAGGGCGTGCCGGAGGTGCTGGAGGCGATCGTCAAGCGCGTGCCGCCGCCCAAGGGCTCGCCCAACACTCCGCTGCAGGCGCTAGTGTTCGATTCCTGGTTCGATGCATATCGGGGCGTGTGCGTGCTGGCGCGCGTGGTGCACGGCACGATGCGGCGCGGCCAGAAGATCCGGCTGTGGTCAAACGGCAACGTGTTCGAGGTGGAAACGCTGGGAGTGTTGACGCCCAAGCCGGTAGAAGTGGAGCAACTCATGGCGGGCGAAGTGGGCTTCCTCTACGCCAATATCAAGAATGTGGCCGACAGCAAGATCGGCGACACCATTACCGACGACGCCCGCCCGGCCATCGAGCCGCTGCCGGGTTTTGAAGAGATCAAGCCCATGGTCTTCGCCGGCATGTACACGGTGGACGCCCATGAGCACACCCAGTTGCGCGAAGCCCTGGAAAAACTGCGGCTGAACGATTCCTCCTTCTTCTTCGAGCCGGAAAGTTCGGCGGCCCTAGGCTTCGGGTTCCGCTGCGGTTTCCTGGGACTGTTGCACATGGAGATCATCCAGGAGCGGCTGGAGCGGGAATTCGGCCTCGACCTGATCACGACAGCACCGAGTGTCCGCTACAAGATCACGCGGACAGACGGCCAGGTGATCGAAGTGGACAATCCGGCCAAGTGGCCACCGCAGAGCGAGATCAAGAAGATTGAAGAGCCGGTGATCCTGGCCACCATCCTGACGTCGGAAGAGTACGTGGGCGGCATCCTGAAGCTGGTGGAAGAGAAACGTGGACGGCAGAAGGCGTTCGAGTATGTGAGCGCGTCCCGCGTGATGCTGAATTACGAACTGCCTCTGAACGAGATCGTGCTCGATTTTTACGACCGGCTCAAGTCGGTGTCGCGGGGGTACGCCTCGCTCGACTATCACCTCTCCGGTACCTGGGAGTCGCCGATGGTGAAGCTGGACATCCTGGTGGCGGGTGAGCCGGTGGATGCGCTGTCGCTGATCGTGCATCGCGATTTTGCCTACGAGCGTGGGCGCGCTCTGGCCTCCAAGATGCGGGAACTGATTCCGCGCCAGATGTTCGAAGTTGCCATACAGGCGGCGGTCGGAGGCAAAGTCATCGCCCGCGAGACCGTGGCCGCAGTGCGGAAGAATGTTTTGGCCAAGTGCTATGGCGGCGACATCACCCGCAAGCGCAAGCTGCTGGAGAAGCAGAAGGAAGGCAAGAAGCGCATGAAGCGCATCGGGAGGGTGGACATTCCACAGGAAGCATTTCTGGCTGTGCTGCGCGTGGGCGAAGGCGAAAAATGA
- the bamA gene encoding outer membrane protein assembly factor BamA encodes MTLRLAVVVALLAAMAWAQGAVIEEILIHGNRRIPAETIRARIFSRAGDAYDEGALQRDFRSLWNTGFFADLRMEREESPKGYRIHVYVQEKPNIREINYVGLSSVQQSDVLERFRKNKVGLTLESQYDPTRVKKAEVTLKELLAEHGRQFATIRTEVRPIPPNSVGVNFLIKEGPKVKVGKIRFEGNKNVSSRVLQRAMVNLKPIGIPRSIFLENLFSKTFDASKLAEDAERVRYAYQQRGYFKAIVSDPKTETRDAGGFHIPLIQKGGGKAVDITIPIEEGERYHLAAITFKNNKAIKDSRILRAAFAMRDGDIFNAELVRKGLDALREIHGELGYVNFTAVPDTKFDDEKRLITLEIDIDEGKPFYVRRIEFQGNTTTRDKVIRRELALEEGNVYNSRLWKLSLLRLNQLGYFEQLDPEQDASVRQNVQEGTVDITLKVKERGKNSIGLQGGVSGLEGGFIGISYETNNFLGLGETLRVEGSTGNRGYNVLLGFTEPYLFDRPLQFGFTIFKRQFRFNQADQFTLATGQQIPESAQQFLLNYNQNTTGFTVSGSYPLRRSFKRLGLTYAFDNSSVAVFSDASRNLFEQIAFRGLSGPQALEGIITSKVIPTFSVNRIDNPYRPSRGYSLFLGGQVAGLGGNVKFARPIVEYKYFRPHKRNVIGLRLQGSFLTGYGGQVAPPYERSYIGGDTDLRGFDIRSVTPIGFLVGRQSIPLLNPDRTPVPVDPANPRRGTYTVPIPVHRIVFTGGDTSFVSNVEYRIPIVGPVTLALFNDFGMNFVARPSQLQISPSSVVDLNTNPFGCPSLNGSFQCVGGNTLSFDSHIDVVHSTNYQPRMSTGVEFQVILPVVNAPMRIYYAYNPLRLDSLAASPDSCTTSSGGAVSCISRDMFPAGGAGDFTYQETLRLFAPSFRLHEPKTTFRFTVSTTF; translated from the coding sequence ATGACCCTGCGACTGGCCGTGGTGGTAGCTCTTCTGGCGGCAATGGCTTGGGCCCAGGGCGCCGTCATCGAAGAGATTCTCATACACGGGAACCGCCGCATTCCGGCGGAAACCATTCGGGCTCGCATCTTCTCCCGCGCCGGCGACGCCTACGACGAAGGTGCCTTGCAGCGCGATTTCCGCTCCCTTTGGAACACCGGCTTTTTCGCCGACCTGCGCATGGAGCGCGAGGAGAGCCCCAAGGGCTACCGCATCCACGTGTACGTCCAGGAGAAGCCCAACATTCGCGAAATCAATTATGTCGGGCTGTCGTCGGTGCAGCAGAGCGACGTCCTGGAACGCTTCCGGAAGAACAAGGTGGGGCTCACGCTGGAAAGCCAGTATGACCCTACTCGGGTCAAGAAGGCGGAGGTCACACTGAAGGAACTACTGGCCGAGCATGGCCGGCAGTTTGCCACCATCCGCACCGAGGTTCGCCCCATCCCGCCCAACTCGGTGGGCGTGAATTTCTTGATCAAGGAAGGCCCCAAGGTCAAGGTTGGAAAGATCCGATTCGAAGGAAACAAGAACGTCAGTAGCCGTGTGCTGCAGCGCGCCATGGTGAATCTGAAACCCATCGGCATCCCGCGCTCCATTTTCCTGGAAAACCTCTTTTCCAAGACCTTCGACGCTTCCAAGCTGGCCGAGGATGCGGAGCGTGTACGGTACGCCTACCAGCAGCGTGGCTATTTCAAGGCCATCGTCTCCGATCCCAAGACCGAAACTCGCGACGCGGGTGGGTTTCACATCCCCTTGATCCAGAAGGGCGGTGGCAAAGCCGTCGACATCACGATTCCCATCGAAGAAGGCGAGCGCTACCATCTCGCCGCCATTACTTTTAAGAACAACAAGGCCATCAAGGACAGCCGCATTCTGCGGGCCGCGTTTGCCATGCGGGACGGCGATATCTTCAACGCGGAGTTGGTCCGCAAGGGTCTGGACGCGTTGCGTGAGATCCACGGCGAACTCGGCTATGTCAATTTCACTGCCGTGCCAGACACCAAGTTCGACGACGAAAAGCGCCTCATTACCCTGGAGATCGATATCGACGAGGGTAAGCCCTTCTATGTGCGCCGCATCGAGTTTCAGGGCAACACCACCACCCGCGATAAGGTCATTCGCCGCGAGCTGGCGCTCGAGGAGGGCAACGTTTACAACAGTCGCTTGTGGAAGCTGAGCCTGCTGCGCCTCAATCAACTTGGCTACTTCGAGCAGCTCGACCCCGAGCAGGATGCTTCCGTCCGCCAGAACGTCCAGGAAGGCACGGTGGACATTACGCTGAAGGTCAAGGAGCGCGGCAAGAACAGCATCGGGCTGCAGGGCGGCGTCAGCGGTCTGGAAGGCGGGTTTATTGGAATCAGCTACGAGACCAACAATTTCCTGGGTCTGGGCGAAACGTTGCGCGTCGAGGGCTCTACCGGCAACCGCGGCTACAACGTGCTGCTTGGTTTCACTGAACCCTACCTGTTCGACCGACCCCTGCAGTTCGGGTTCACGATATTCAAGCGCCAGTTCCGCTTCAATCAGGCGGATCAGTTCACCCTAGCCACCGGTCAGCAGATTCCCGAAAGCGCGCAACAGTTTCTTCTGAACTATAACCAGAACACGACCGGCTTTACCGTTTCCGGAAGCTACCCGCTGCGGCGGTCGTTCAAGCGCCTGGGCCTGACCTATGCCTTCGATAATTCCTCCGTTGCGGTTTTCAGCGACGCTTCCCGCAACCTGTTTGAGCAGATCGCCTTTCGCGGGCTTTCCGGTCCCCAGGCGTTGGAGGGGATTATCACCAGCAAGGTGATCCCCACCTTTTCCGTCAACCGCATTGACAACCCCTATCGTCCTTCGCGGGGCTACAGTCTGTTCCTGGGCGGACAGGTCGCGGGCCTGGGGGGCAACGTGAAGTTTGCGCGGCCCATTGTGGAATACAAATACTTCCGCCCGCACAAGCGCAATGTGATTGGGCTGCGCCTGCAGGGTTCCTTCCTGACCGGCTACGGAGGCCAAGTGGCCCCGCCCTACGAACGTTCCTACATCGGCGGTGATACTGATCTCCGCGGCTTCGACATTCGCTCCGTGACTCCCATCGGTTTCCTCGTCGGCCGGCAGAGCATTCCCTTGTTGAATCCGGATCGCACGCCGGTGCCGGTGGACCCGGCCAACCCGCGCCGTGGGACCTATACCGTCCCCATTCCCGTTCACCGTATCGTTTTCACCGGCGGTGACACCAGCTTCGTCAGCAACGTCGAGTACCGCATCCCGATCGTCGGACCGGTAACCTTGGCACTGTTCAACGACTTCGGCATGAACTTCGTCGCGCGTCCGTCCCAGTTGCAGATCAGTCCTTCGTCAGTCGTAGACCTTAATACCAACCCGTTTGGCTGTCCCTCGCTCAACGGTAGTTTCCAATGTGTCGGTGGCAATACGCTCAGCTTTGACTCTCACATCGATGTCGTGCACTCCACCAACTACCAGCCACGCATGTCCACCGGTGTGGAATTTCAGGTGATCCTGCCGGTCGTCAACGCGCCCATGCGCATCTACTACGCCTATAACCCCCTGCGGCTGGATTCCTTGGCTGCGTCGCCCGATTCCTGCACCACCAGCTCCGGCGGAGCCGTGAGTTGCATCAGCCGGGACATGTTCCCAGCCGGCGGCGCCGGCGACTTTACGTATCAGGAAACCCTGCGCCTTTTCGCTCCCAGCTTCCGTCTTCACGAGCCCAAAACCACCTTTCGCTTCACCGTCAGCACCACGTTCTGA
- a CDS encoding M20 family metallopeptidase: protein MPDLLRYFQQRQAEITQTLRRLVEMESPSDDKAAADRLAAHLAETFTRLGGRAQLHHAEKFGDHVEAEFTGGAGKPVLLLGHYDTVWELGTLASMPFRIADGRAYGPGVYDMKAGITLMMYAIEGLLETRGSLPRPVRVFLVSDEEVGSDSSRAITERLAKESAAVLVLEPATGAGGAVKTSRKGVGEYRVKVTGVPAHAGIEPQKGASAIHELARLIAKIEKFTDYERGLTVNVGVISGGTRTNVVAAEAWAAVDVRVSRMSDAPRIERKFRSLRPKDERCKLELSGGVNRPPMERTKGVEALYKLACEVAGGLGVDLQESATGGGSDGNFTAALGVPTLDGLGGLGEGAHARHEQVVLDALPWKAALVAGLISSIEG from the coding sequence GTGCCCGACCTGCTGCGTTACTTCCAGCAGCGGCAGGCGGAGATAACGCAGACGCTGCGGCGGCTGGTGGAGATGGAGTCGCCCAGCGATGACAAGGCGGCGGCGGACCGCCTGGCCGCTCACCTGGCGGAGACCTTCACGCGCCTGGGAGGGCGGGCGCAGCTGCATCACGCCGAGAAGTTCGGGGACCACGTGGAGGCGGAGTTCACGGGCGGCGCGGGCAAGCCGGTGCTGCTGCTTGGCCACTACGACACGGTGTGGGAGTTGGGCACGCTGGCGAGCATGCCGTTCCGCATCGCGGACGGACGGGCCTACGGGCCAGGCGTGTACGACATGAAGGCGGGCATCACGCTGATGATGTACGCGATCGAAGGGCTGCTGGAGACGCGTGGTTCACTGCCTCGCCCCGTGCGGGTGTTCCTGGTCTCGGACGAGGAAGTGGGTAGCGATTCGTCGCGGGCAATTACGGAACGGCTGGCGAAGGAGTCGGCGGCGGTTCTGGTGTTGGAGCCCGCAACCGGCGCGGGGGGCGCAGTGAAAACGTCACGCAAGGGAGTGGGCGAGTATCGAGTGAAGGTGACCGGCGTGCCGGCACACGCCGGGATCGAGCCACAGAAAGGCGCCAGCGCGATCCATGAGCTGGCCCGGCTGATCGCGAAGATCGAGAAGTTCACGGATTACGAACGCGGCCTGACCGTGAATGTGGGGGTGATCAGCGGCGGAACGCGGACCAACGTGGTAGCGGCCGAGGCCTGGGCAGCGGTGGACGTGCGGGTCTCGCGTATGAGCGATGCGCCGCGCATCGAACGCAAGTTCCGCTCCTTGCGACCCAAGGATGAGCGCTGCAAGTTGGAACTCAGCGGAGGCGTGAATCGTCCGCCCATGGAGCGGACCAAGGGTGTGGAGGCGCTCTACAAACTGGCGTGCGAAGTGGCGGGCGGTCTTGGGGTGGACCTACAGGAATCAGCGACCGGGGGCGGCTCGGACGGCAACTTTACCGCGGCGCTGGGCGTGCCGACACTCGACGGGCTGGGAGGCCTGGGTGAGGGAGCGCATGCCCGGCACGAACAGGTGGTGTTGGATGCGCTGCCGTGGAAGGCGGCGCTAGTGGCCGGCCTGATTTCTTCCATCGAAGGTTAG
- a CDS encoding Maf family protein produces the protein MALVLVSASPRRQELLRNAGIAFTVEASDVPERPRPRESPLAFAKRLAREKAAGVFARRPQDFVLGADTIVVVGREILGKPRDSADARRMLRRLSGRTHSVITAVCLVGPEFEDVALQTTRVTFAPLTETEIRDYVAAGEPLDKAGAYAIQGLASRWVSGIEGCYFNVVGLPVPLVYAMLRRHGVI, from the coding sequence ATGGCTCTCGTCCTCGTCTCCGCCTCGCCTCGCCGCCAGGAGCTCCTGCGGAATGCCGGAATCGCCTTCACGGTGGAGGCCTCCGACGTGCCTGAGCGCCCTCGGCCGCGCGAATCGCCGTTGGCCTTCGCCAAGCGCCTCGCACGCGAGAAGGCCGCCGGGGTGTTCGCTCGTCGCCCCCAGGATTTCGTCCTCGGCGCGGACACCATCGTGGTCGTGGGTCGGGAGATCCTGGGCAAGCCCCGCGATTCGGCTGACGCTCGCCGCATGCTGCGTCGGCTCTCCGGCCGCACCCACAGCGTCATCACCGCCGTATGCCTGGTGGGTCCGGAATTCGAAGATGTCGCCCTGCAGACCACGCGTGTCACCTTCGCACCACTAACGGAAACCGAAATCCGCGACTACGTGGCGGCTGGCGAGCCCCTCGACAAAGCTGGCGCCTACGCCATTCAGGGCCTGGCTTCGCGCTGGGTTTCAGGTATCGAGGGCTGCTACTTCAATGTGGTGGGATTGCCCGTGCCTTTGGTCTATGCCATGCTGCGCCGGCACGGCGTGATCTGA